One Solea senegalensis isolate Sse05_10M linkage group LG13, IFAPA_SoseM_1, whole genome shotgun sequence DNA segment encodes these proteins:
- the dbn1 gene encoding drebrin isoform X1 — protein MAVNLGKNRLTLLTAYQDVIDETTDTDWALFTYEDDSDDLTLAASGGGGLAQITLTFDISRVMYGFCSLKEATAALPRYILINWVGDDVPDARKCACASHVATIADFFQGVEVIVNASSLDDIEPSAIGQRLTNGTAVVASPVLSRLRTKEEELRDVGTVYEKTNAEVEMKKINREEFWEQAKREEELRKEEERRKMAEERQRYEEERMELERKEQENREKMYKEKELQIQEHRKKMQEEEESRERLRNQTTLAAEPSVEDLNLDKKESEVEEAKAIIAQRQANPREFFKQKERAMTFSVDTSPVSVHRTGRLDSPFLKQQQHSPSSSKAPPLAAAGDDDDGDDEASTEHNMSAVSPIPKIVTTAIKEDVGGEEDATDVGGETQPTSHQDAYLEHQPPVQESAASKPVQSVAPQARDSSDFSVWESGTDSLVNLWDSSTAPPTPPRNSSHSTNLVDLMGDDVLTSAASSRPQPLLSFDEMMIAAEDEPSSLVDVTGSDQMTLSYQHALQHASGAEPEQDDGQLLMTNGETLLKEGTQVSEGYFSQSQEEEFGQSEDSSAKPVPVFYNKPPEIDITCWDADPVADDDDE, from the exons ATGGCCGTGAATCTGGGGAAGAACAGACTGACTCTGCTCACCGCCTACCAGGACGTCATCGACGAAACCACCGACACCGACTG ggcCTTGTTCACGTACGAGGACGACAGTGATGATTTGACTCTGGCAGCATCAGGAG GCGGTGGACTGGCACAGATCACGTTGACCTTTGACATCAGCAGAGTGATGTACGGCTTCTGCAGCCTGAAGGAAGCGACTGCTGCTCTGCCACGATACATCCTCATCAActgg gtggggGATGATGTCCCAGATGCCAGGAAGTGCGCCTGTGCCAGTCACGTCGCCACCATCGCAGACTTCTTCCag GGCGTCGAGGTCATTGTCAATGCCAGCAGTCTGGACGACATCGAACCCTCGGCCATCGGTCAGCGACTGACCAACGGGACGGCAGTGGTGGCCAGTCCTGTTCTGAGCCGCCTGAGAACCAAAGAGGAGGAGCTTAGAGAcgtg GGAACAGTTTACGAGAAGACGAACGCTGAGGTGGAGATGAAGAAGATCAACAGAGAGGAATTCTGGGAGCAGGCTAAG CgtgaggaggagctgaggaaggaggaggagcgaaGGAAAATGGCAGAGGAGCGACAGCGTTACGAGGAGGAGCGAATGGAGCTGGAGAGGAAGGAGCAGGAGAACAGAGAGAAGATGTACAAGGAGAAGGAGCTTCAGATCCAGGAGCACAG gaagaagatgcaggaagaggaggagtccAGAGAGAGGTTGAGGAACCAGACGACTTTA GCTGCAGAGCCGAGCGTTGAAGACCTGAACCTGGACAAGAAGGAGTCAGAGGTGGAG gAGGCGAAGGCTATCATTGCTCAGCGTCAGGCTAATCCTCGAGAGTTCTTCAAACAGAAGGAGCGAGCGATGACCTTCAGTGTGGACACGTCCCCTGTCTCTGTCCACAGGACCG GTCGCCTGGACAGCCCGTtcttgaagcagcagcagcacagtcccAGCAGCTCAAAAGCCCCGCCCCTCGCTGCAGCCG gtgatgatgatgatggtgatgatgaagcgAGCACAGAGCACAACATGTCTGCCGTGTCGCCCATTCCCAAAATCGTCACCACAGCCATTAAAGAGGACGTGGGCGGGGAAGAGGACGCCACAGACGTGGGCGGTGAGACCCAACCAACCAGTCATCAGGATGCCT ATCTGGAGCACCAACCTCCGGTTCAGGAGTCTGCAGCCTCTAAACCCGTGCAGAGTGTCGCTCCTCAGGCCCGAGACTCCTCCGACTTCTCTGTGTGGGAGTCTGGGACAGACAGTCTTGTCAACCTGTGGGACAGCAGCACGGCTCCACCCACCCCCCCCCGAAACTCCTCCCACTCCACCAATCTGGTGGACCTGATGGGCGACGATGTCCTGACCAGCGCCGCCAGCAGTCGACCTCAGCCTCTCCTCAGTTTCGACGAGATGATGATCGCCGCTGAGGACGAACCGTCCAGTCTGGTGGACGTGACTGGTTCTGACCAGATGACTCTCAGCTACCAGCATGCTTTGCAGCACGCATCAGGGGCAGAGCCAGAGCAAGATGATGGACAGCTACTGATGACCAATGGAGAGACACTGCTGAAAGAAGGAACACAG gtGAGTGAAGGATacttcagccaatcacaggaggAAGAATTCGGCCAATCAGAGGATTCTTCAGCCAAACCAGTGCCGGTCTTTTATAACAAGCCTCCAG AGATCGACATCACGTGCTGGGACGCAGATCCTGTGGCTGACGATGATGACGAGTAA
- the dbn1 gene encoding drebrin isoform X6, with protein sequence MAVNLGKNRLTLLTAYQDVIDETTDTDWALFTYEDDSDDLTLAASGGGGLAQITLTFDISRVMYGFCSLKEATAALPRYILINWVGDDVPDARKCACASHVATIADFFQGVEVIVNASSLDDIEPSAIGQRLTNGTAVVASPVLSRLRTKEEELRDVGTVYEKTNAEVEMKKINREEFWEQAKREEELRKEEERRKMAEERQRYEEERMELERKEQENREKMYKEKELQIQEHRKKMQEEEESRERLRNQTTLAAEPSVEDLNLDKKESEEAKAIIAQRQANPREFFKQKERAMTFSVDTSPVSVHRTGDDDDGDDEASTEHNMSAVSPIPKIVTTAIKEDVGGEEDATDVGGETQPTSHQDAYLEHQPPVQESAASKPVQSVAPQARDSSDFSVWESGTDSLVNLWDSSTAPPTPPRNSSHSTNLVDLMGDDVLTSAASSRPQPLLSFDEMMIAAEDEPSSLVDVTGSDQMTLSYQHALQHASGAEPEQDDGQLLMTNGETLLKEGTQVSEGYFSQSQEEEFGQSEDSSAKPVPVFYNKPPEIDITCWDADPVADDDDE encoded by the exons ATGGCCGTGAATCTGGGGAAGAACAGACTGACTCTGCTCACCGCCTACCAGGACGTCATCGACGAAACCACCGACACCGACTG ggcCTTGTTCACGTACGAGGACGACAGTGATGATTTGACTCTGGCAGCATCAGGAG GCGGTGGACTGGCACAGATCACGTTGACCTTTGACATCAGCAGAGTGATGTACGGCTTCTGCAGCCTGAAGGAAGCGACTGCTGCTCTGCCACGATACATCCTCATCAActgg gtggggGATGATGTCCCAGATGCCAGGAAGTGCGCCTGTGCCAGTCACGTCGCCACCATCGCAGACTTCTTCCag GGCGTCGAGGTCATTGTCAATGCCAGCAGTCTGGACGACATCGAACCCTCGGCCATCGGTCAGCGACTGACCAACGGGACGGCAGTGGTGGCCAGTCCTGTTCTGAGCCGCCTGAGAACCAAAGAGGAGGAGCTTAGAGAcgtg GGAACAGTTTACGAGAAGACGAACGCTGAGGTGGAGATGAAGAAGATCAACAGAGAGGAATTCTGGGAGCAGGCTAAG CgtgaggaggagctgaggaaggaggaggagcgaaGGAAAATGGCAGAGGAGCGACAGCGTTACGAGGAGGAGCGAATGGAGCTGGAGAGGAAGGAGCAGGAGAACAGAGAGAAGATGTACAAGGAGAAGGAGCTTCAGATCCAGGAGCACAG gaagaagatgcaggaagaggaggagtccAGAGAGAGGTTGAGGAACCAGACGACTTTA GCTGCAGAGCCGAGCGTTGAAGACCTGAACCTGGACAAGAAGGAGTCAGAG gAGGCGAAGGCTATCATTGCTCAGCGTCAGGCTAATCCTCGAGAGTTCTTCAAACAGAAGGAGCGAGCGATGACCTTCAGTGTGGACACGTCCCCTGTCTCTGTCCACAGGACCG gtgatgatgatgatggtgatgatgaagcgAGCACAGAGCACAACATGTCTGCCGTGTCGCCCATTCCCAAAATCGTCACCACAGCCATTAAAGAGGACGTGGGCGGGGAAGAGGACGCCACAGACGTGGGCGGTGAGACCCAACCAACCAGTCATCAGGATGCCT ATCTGGAGCACCAACCTCCGGTTCAGGAGTCTGCAGCCTCTAAACCCGTGCAGAGTGTCGCTCCTCAGGCCCGAGACTCCTCCGACTTCTCTGTGTGGGAGTCTGGGACAGACAGTCTTGTCAACCTGTGGGACAGCAGCACGGCTCCACCCACCCCCCCCCGAAACTCCTCCCACTCCACCAATCTGGTGGACCTGATGGGCGACGATGTCCTGACCAGCGCCGCCAGCAGTCGACCTCAGCCTCTCCTCAGTTTCGACGAGATGATGATCGCCGCTGAGGACGAACCGTCCAGTCTGGTGGACGTGACTGGTTCTGACCAGATGACTCTCAGCTACCAGCATGCTTTGCAGCACGCATCAGGGGCAGAGCCAGAGCAAGATGATGGACAGCTACTGATGACCAATGGAGAGACACTGCTGAAAGAAGGAACACAG gtGAGTGAAGGATacttcagccaatcacaggaggAAGAATTCGGCCAATCAGAGGATTCTTCAGCCAAACCAGTGCCGGTCTTTTATAACAAGCCTCCAG AGATCGACATCACGTGCTGGGACGCAGATCCTGTGGCTGACGATGATGACGAGTAA
- the dbn1 gene encoding drebrin isoform X5, which yields MAVNLGKNRLTLLTAYQDVIDETTDTDWALFTYEDDSDDLTLAASGGGGLAQITLTFDISRVMYGFCSLKEATAALPRYILINWVGDDVPDARKCACASHVATIADFFQGVEVIVNASSLDDIEPSAIGQRLTNGTAVVASPVLSRLRTKEEELRDVGTVYEKTNAEVEMKKINREEFWEQAKREEELRKEEERRKMAEERQRYEEERMELERKEQENREKMYKEKELQIQEHRKKMQEEEESRERLRNQTTLAAEPSVEDLNLDKKESEVEEAKAIIAQRQANPREFFKQKERAMTFSVDTSPVSVHRTGDDDDGDDEASTEHNMSAVSPIPKIVTTAIKEDVGGEEDATDVGGETQPTSHQDAYLEHQPPVQESAASKPVQSVAPQARDSSDFSVWESGTDSLVNLWDSSTAPPTPPRNSSHSTNLVDLMGDDVLTSAASSRPQPLLSFDEMMIAAEDEPSSLVDVTGSDQMTLSYQHALQHASGAEPEQDDGQLLMTNGETLLKEGTQVSEGYFSQSQEEEFGQSEDSSAKPVPVFYNKPPEIDITCWDADPVADDDDE from the exons ATGGCCGTGAATCTGGGGAAGAACAGACTGACTCTGCTCACCGCCTACCAGGACGTCATCGACGAAACCACCGACACCGACTG ggcCTTGTTCACGTACGAGGACGACAGTGATGATTTGACTCTGGCAGCATCAGGAG GCGGTGGACTGGCACAGATCACGTTGACCTTTGACATCAGCAGAGTGATGTACGGCTTCTGCAGCCTGAAGGAAGCGACTGCTGCTCTGCCACGATACATCCTCATCAActgg gtggggGATGATGTCCCAGATGCCAGGAAGTGCGCCTGTGCCAGTCACGTCGCCACCATCGCAGACTTCTTCCag GGCGTCGAGGTCATTGTCAATGCCAGCAGTCTGGACGACATCGAACCCTCGGCCATCGGTCAGCGACTGACCAACGGGACGGCAGTGGTGGCCAGTCCTGTTCTGAGCCGCCTGAGAACCAAAGAGGAGGAGCTTAGAGAcgtg GGAACAGTTTACGAGAAGACGAACGCTGAGGTGGAGATGAAGAAGATCAACAGAGAGGAATTCTGGGAGCAGGCTAAG CgtgaggaggagctgaggaaggaggaggagcgaaGGAAAATGGCAGAGGAGCGACAGCGTTACGAGGAGGAGCGAATGGAGCTGGAGAGGAAGGAGCAGGAGAACAGAGAGAAGATGTACAAGGAGAAGGAGCTTCAGATCCAGGAGCACAG gaagaagatgcaggaagaggaggagtccAGAGAGAGGTTGAGGAACCAGACGACTTTA GCTGCAGAGCCGAGCGTTGAAGACCTGAACCTGGACAAGAAGGAGTCAGAGGTGGAG gAGGCGAAGGCTATCATTGCTCAGCGTCAGGCTAATCCTCGAGAGTTCTTCAAACAGAAGGAGCGAGCGATGACCTTCAGTGTGGACACGTCCCCTGTCTCTGTCCACAGGACCG gtgatgatgatgatggtgatgatgaagcgAGCACAGAGCACAACATGTCTGCCGTGTCGCCCATTCCCAAAATCGTCACCACAGCCATTAAAGAGGACGTGGGCGGGGAAGAGGACGCCACAGACGTGGGCGGTGAGACCCAACCAACCAGTCATCAGGATGCCT ATCTGGAGCACCAACCTCCGGTTCAGGAGTCTGCAGCCTCTAAACCCGTGCAGAGTGTCGCTCCTCAGGCCCGAGACTCCTCCGACTTCTCTGTGTGGGAGTCTGGGACAGACAGTCTTGTCAACCTGTGGGACAGCAGCACGGCTCCACCCACCCCCCCCCGAAACTCCTCCCACTCCACCAATCTGGTGGACCTGATGGGCGACGATGTCCTGACCAGCGCCGCCAGCAGTCGACCTCAGCCTCTCCTCAGTTTCGACGAGATGATGATCGCCGCTGAGGACGAACCGTCCAGTCTGGTGGACGTGACTGGTTCTGACCAGATGACTCTCAGCTACCAGCATGCTTTGCAGCACGCATCAGGGGCAGAGCCAGAGCAAGATGATGGACAGCTACTGATGACCAATGGAGAGACACTGCTGAAAGAAGGAACACAG gtGAGTGAAGGATacttcagccaatcacaggaggAAGAATTCGGCCAATCAGAGGATTCTTCAGCCAAACCAGTGCCGGTCTTTTATAACAAGCCTCCAG AGATCGACATCACGTGCTGGGACGCAGATCCTGTGGCTGACGATGATGACGAGTAA
- the dbn1 gene encoding drebrin isoform X7, with the protein MAVNLGKNRLTLLTAYQDVIDETTDTDWALFTYEDDSDDLTLAASGGGGLAQITLTFDISRVMYGFCSLKEATAALPRYILINWVGDDVPDARKCACASHVATIADFFQGVEVIVNASSLDDIEPSAIGQRLTNGTAVVASPVLSRLRTKEEELRDVGTVYEKTNAEVEMKKINREEFWEQAKREEELRKEEERRKMAEERQRYEEERMELERKEQENREKMYKEKELQIQEHRKKMQEEEESRERLRNQTTLAAEPSVEDLNLDKKESEVEEAKAIIAQRQANPREFFKQKERAMTFSVDTSPVSVHRTGDDDDGDDEASTEHNMSAVSPIPKIVTTAIKEDVGGEEDATDVGDLEHQPPVQESAASKPVQSVAPQARDSSDFSVWESGTDSLVNLWDSSTAPPTPPRNSSHSTNLVDLMGDDVLTSAASSRPQPLLSFDEMMIAAEDEPSSLVDVTGSDQMTLSYQHALQHASGAEPEQDDGQLLMTNGETLLKEGTQVSEGYFSQSQEEEFGQSEDSSAKPVPVFYNKPPEIDITCWDADPVADDDDE; encoded by the exons ATGGCCGTGAATCTGGGGAAGAACAGACTGACTCTGCTCACCGCCTACCAGGACGTCATCGACGAAACCACCGACACCGACTG ggcCTTGTTCACGTACGAGGACGACAGTGATGATTTGACTCTGGCAGCATCAGGAG GCGGTGGACTGGCACAGATCACGTTGACCTTTGACATCAGCAGAGTGATGTACGGCTTCTGCAGCCTGAAGGAAGCGACTGCTGCTCTGCCACGATACATCCTCATCAActgg gtggggGATGATGTCCCAGATGCCAGGAAGTGCGCCTGTGCCAGTCACGTCGCCACCATCGCAGACTTCTTCCag GGCGTCGAGGTCATTGTCAATGCCAGCAGTCTGGACGACATCGAACCCTCGGCCATCGGTCAGCGACTGACCAACGGGACGGCAGTGGTGGCCAGTCCTGTTCTGAGCCGCCTGAGAACCAAAGAGGAGGAGCTTAGAGAcgtg GGAACAGTTTACGAGAAGACGAACGCTGAGGTGGAGATGAAGAAGATCAACAGAGAGGAATTCTGGGAGCAGGCTAAG CgtgaggaggagctgaggaaggaggaggagcgaaGGAAAATGGCAGAGGAGCGACAGCGTTACGAGGAGGAGCGAATGGAGCTGGAGAGGAAGGAGCAGGAGAACAGAGAGAAGATGTACAAGGAGAAGGAGCTTCAGATCCAGGAGCACAG gaagaagatgcaggaagaggaggagtccAGAGAGAGGTTGAGGAACCAGACGACTTTA GCTGCAGAGCCGAGCGTTGAAGACCTGAACCTGGACAAGAAGGAGTCAGAGGTGGAG gAGGCGAAGGCTATCATTGCTCAGCGTCAGGCTAATCCTCGAGAGTTCTTCAAACAGAAGGAGCGAGCGATGACCTTCAGTGTGGACACGTCCCCTGTCTCTGTCCACAGGACCG gtgatgatgatgatggtgatgatgaagcgAGCACAGAGCACAACATGTCTGCCGTGTCGCCCATTCCCAAAATCGTCACCACAGCCATTAAAGAGGACGTGGGCGGGGAAGAGGACGCCACAGACGTGGGCG ATCTGGAGCACCAACCTCCGGTTCAGGAGTCTGCAGCCTCTAAACCCGTGCAGAGTGTCGCTCCTCAGGCCCGAGACTCCTCCGACTTCTCTGTGTGGGAGTCTGGGACAGACAGTCTTGTCAACCTGTGGGACAGCAGCACGGCTCCACCCACCCCCCCCCGAAACTCCTCCCACTCCACCAATCTGGTGGACCTGATGGGCGACGATGTCCTGACCAGCGCCGCCAGCAGTCGACCTCAGCCTCTCCTCAGTTTCGACGAGATGATGATCGCCGCTGAGGACGAACCGTCCAGTCTGGTGGACGTGACTGGTTCTGACCAGATGACTCTCAGCTACCAGCATGCTTTGCAGCACGCATCAGGGGCAGAGCCAGAGCAAGATGATGGACAGCTACTGATGACCAATGGAGAGACACTGCTGAAAGAAGGAACACAG gtGAGTGAAGGATacttcagccaatcacaggaggAAGAATTCGGCCAATCAGAGGATTCTTCAGCCAAACCAGTGCCGGTCTTTTATAACAAGCCTCCAG AGATCGACATCACGTGCTGGGACGCAGATCCTGTGGCTGACGATGATGACGAGTAA
- the dbn1 gene encoding drebrin isoform X2, with product MAVNLGKNRLTLLTAYQDVIDETTDTDWALFTYEDDSDDLTLAASGGGGLAQITLTFDISRVMYGFCSLKEATAALPRYILINWVGDDVPDARKCACASHVATIADFFQGVEVIVNASSLDDIEPSAIGQRLTNGTAVVASPVLSRLRTKEEELRDVGTVYEKTNAEVEMKKINREEFWEQAKREEELRKEEERRKMAEERQRYEEERMELERKEQENREKMYKEKELQIQEHRKKMQEEEESRERLRNQTTLAAEPSVEDLNLDKKESEEAKAIIAQRQANPREFFKQKERAMTFSVDTSPVSVHRTGRLDSPFLKQQQHSPSSSKAPPLAAAGDDDDGDDEASTEHNMSAVSPIPKIVTTAIKEDVGGEEDATDVGGETQPTSHQDAYLEHQPPVQESAASKPVQSVAPQARDSSDFSVWESGTDSLVNLWDSSTAPPTPPRNSSHSTNLVDLMGDDVLTSAASSRPQPLLSFDEMMIAAEDEPSSLVDVTGSDQMTLSYQHALQHASGAEPEQDDGQLLMTNGETLLKEGTQVSEGYFSQSQEEEFGQSEDSSAKPVPVFYNKPPEIDITCWDADPVADDDDE from the exons ATGGCCGTGAATCTGGGGAAGAACAGACTGACTCTGCTCACCGCCTACCAGGACGTCATCGACGAAACCACCGACACCGACTG ggcCTTGTTCACGTACGAGGACGACAGTGATGATTTGACTCTGGCAGCATCAGGAG GCGGTGGACTGGCACAGATCACGTTGACCTTTGACATCAGCAGAGTGATGTACGGCTTCTGCAGCCTGAAGGAAGCGACTGCTGCTCTGCCACGATACATCCTCATCAActgg gtggggGATGATGTCCCAGATGCCAGGAAGTGCGCCTGTGCCAGTCACGTCGCCACCATCGCAGACTTCTTCCag GGCGTCGAGGTCATTGTCAATGCCAGCAGTCTGGACGACATCGAACCCTCGGCCATCGGTCAGCGACTGACCAACGGGACGGCAGTGGTGGCCAGTCCTGTTCTGAGCCGCCTGAGAACCAAAGAGGAGGAGCTTAGAGAcgtg GGAACAGTTTACGAGAAGACGAACGCTGAGGTGGAGATGAAGAAGATCAACAGAGAGGAATTCTGGGAGCAGGCTAAG CgtgaggaggagctgaggaaggaggaggagcgaaGGAAAATGGCAGAGGAGCGACAGCGTTACGAGGAGGAGCGAATGGAGCTGGAGAGGAAGGAGCAGGAGAACAGAGAGAAGATGTACAAGGAGAAGGAGCTTCAGATCCAGGAGCACAG gaagaagatgcaggaagaggaggagtccAGAGAGAGGTTGAGGAACCAGACGACTTTA GCTGCAGAGCCGAGCGTTGAAGACCTGAACCTGGACAAGAAGGAGTCAGAG gAGGCGAAGGCTATCATTGCTCAGCGTCAGGCTAATCCTCGAGAGTTCTTCAAACAGAAGGAGCGAGCGATGACCTTCAGTGTGGACACGTCCCCTGTCTCTGTCCACAGGACCG GTCGCCTGGACAGCCCGTtcttgaagcagcagcagcacagtcccAGCAGCTCAAAAGCCCCGCCCCTCGCTGCAGCCG gtgatgatgatgatggtgatgatgaagcgAGCACAGAGCACAACATGTCTGCCGTGTCGCCCATTCCCAAAATCGTCACCACAGCCATTAAAGAGGACGTGGGCGGGGAAGAGGACGCCACAGACGTGGGCGGTGAGACCCAACCAACCAGTCATCAGGATGCCT ATCTGGAGCACCAACCTCCGGTTCAGGAGTCTGCAGCCTCTAAACCCGTGCAGAGTGTCGCTCCTCAGGCCCGAGACTCCTCCGACTTCTCTGTGTGGGAGTCTGGGACAGACAGTCTTGTCAACCTGTGGGACAGCAGCACGGCTCCACCCACCCCCCCCCGAAACTCCTCCCACTCCACCAATCTGGTGGACCTGATGGGCGACGATGTCCTGACCAGCGCCGCCAGCAGTCGACCTCAGCCTCTCCTCAGTTTCGACGAGATGATGATCGCCGCTGAGGACGAACCGTCCAGTCTGGTGGACGTGACTGGTTCTGACCAGATGACTCTCAGCTACCAGCATGCTTTGCAGCACGCATCAGGGGCAGAGCCAGAGCAAGATGATGGACAGCTACTGATGACCAATGGAGAGACACTGCTGAAAGAAGGAACACAG gtGAGTGAAGGATacttcagccaatcacaggaggAAGAATTCGGCCAATCAGAGGATTCTTCAGCCAAACCAGTGCCGGTCTTTTATAACAAGCCTCCAG AGATCGACATCACGTGCTGGGACGCAGATCCTGTGGCTGACGATGATGACGAGTAA
- the dbn1 gene encoding drebrin isoform X8 yields the protein MYGFCSLKEATAALPRYILINWVGDDVPDARKCACASHVATIADFFQGVEVIVNASSLDDIEPSAIGQRLTNGTAVVASPVLSRLRTKEEELRDVGTVYEKTNAEVEMKKINREEFWEQAKREEELRKEEERRKMAEERQRYEEERMELERKEQENREKMYKEKELQIQEHRKKMQEEEESRERLRNQTTLAAEPSVEDLNLDKKESEVEEAKAIIAQRQANPREFFKQKERAMTFSVDTSPVSVHRTGRLDSPFLKQQQHSPSSSKAPPLAAAGDDDDGDDEASTEHNMSAVSPIPKIVTTAIKEDVGGEEDATDVGGETQPTSHQDAYLEHQPPVQESAASKPVQSVAPQARDSSDFSVWESGTDSLVNLWDSSTAPPTPPRNSSHSTNLVDLMGDDVLTSAASSRPQPLLSFDEMMIAAEDEPSSLVDVTGSDQMTLSYQHALQHASGAEPEQDDGQLLMTNGETLLKEGTQVSEGYFSQSQEEEFGQSEDSSAKPVPVFYNKPPEIDITCWDADPVADDDDE from the exons ATGTACGGCTTCTGCAGCCTGAAGGAAGCGACTGCTGCTCTGCCACGATACATCCTCATCAActgg gtggggGATGATGTCCCAGATGCCAGGAAGTGCGCCTGTGCCAGTCACGTCGCCACCATCGCAGACTTCTTCCag GGCGTCGAGGTCATTGTCAATGCCAGCAGTCTGGACGACATCGAACCCTCGGCCATCGGTCAGCGACTGACCAACGGGACGGCAGTGGTGGCCAGTCCTGTTCTGAGCCGCCTGAGAACCAAAGAGGAGGAGCTTAGAGAcgtg GGAACAGTTTACGAGAAGACGAACGCTGAGGTGGAGATGAAGAAGATCAACAGAGAGGAATTCTGGGAGCAGGCTAAG CgtgaggaggagctgaggaaggaggaggagcgaaGGAAAATGGCAGAGGAGCGACAGCGTTACGAGGAGGAGCGAATGGAGCTGGAGAGGAAGGAGCAGGAGAACAGAGAGAAGATGTACAAGGAGAAGGAGCTTCAGATCCAGGAGCACAG gaagaagatgcaggaagaggaggagtccAGAGAGAGGTTGAGGAACCAGACGACTTTA GCTGCAGAGCCGAGCGTTGAAGACCTGAACCTGGACAAGAAGGAGTCAGAGGTGGAG gAGGCGAAGGCTATCATTGCTCAGCGTCAGGCTAATCCTCGAGAGTTCTTCAAACAGAAGGAGCGAGCGATGACCTTCAGTGTGGACACGTCCCCTGTCTCTGTCCACAGGACCG GTCGCCTGGACAGCCCGTtcttgaagcagcagcagcacagtcccAGCAGCTCAAAAGCCCCGCCCCTCGCTGCAGCCG gtgatgatgatgatggtgatgatgaagcgAGCACAGAGCACAACATGTCTGCCGTGTCGCCCATTCCCAAAATCGTCACCACAGCCATTAAAGAGGACGTGGGCGGGGAAGAGGACGCCACAGACGTGGGCGGTGAGACCCAACCAACCAGTCATCAGGATGCCT ATCTGGAGCACCAACCTCCGGTTCAGGAGTCTGCAGCCTCTAAACCCGTGCAGAGTGTCGCTCCTCAGGCCCGAGACTCCTCCGACTTCTCTGTGTGGGAGTCTGGGACAGACAGTCTTGTCAACCTGTGGGACAGCAGCACGGCTCCACCCACCCCCCCCCGAAACTCCTCCCACTCCACCAATCTGGTGGACCTGATGGGCGACGATGTCCTGACCAGCGCCGCCAGCAGTCGACCTCAGCCTCTCCTCAGTTTCGACGAGATGATGATCGCCGCTGAGGACGAACCGTCCAGTCTGGTGGACGTGACTGGTTCTGACCAGATGACTCTCAGCTACCAGCATGCTTTGCAGCACGCATCAGGGGCAGAGCCAGAGCAAGATGATGGACAGCTACTGATGACCAATGGAGAGACACTGCTGAAAGAAGGAACACAG gtGAGTGAAGGATacttcagccaatcacaggaggAAGAATTCGGCCAATCAGAGGATTCTTCAGCCAAACCAGTGCCGGTCTTTTATAACAAGCCTCCAG AGATCGACATCACGTGCTGGGACGCAGATCCTGTGGCTGACGATGATGACGAGTAA